The Flavobacterium psychrotrophum region TTTGTATAAGAAATAATAGAAGAATTAAAACTTAAAACAATGGAAAAGAAAACAATTTTTATTACCGGAGCTTCATCTGGGTTAGGCAAAGCAGCAGCTAAATTATTTCAAAGCAAAGGATGGAATGTTATCGCTACAATGCGCCATCCGGAAAAAGAGACCGCATTAGGCCAGTTGGAAAATGTGACCCTGCTGCCCTTGGATGTAACTAACAGCGCCCAAATTAAGGAAACCGTTCAAAAGGCAGCATCCATCCATCCGATTGATGTAGTGCTGAACAATGCCGGCTATGGGCTCATTGGCCCATTGGAAGCCTTTAGTGATGAACAGGTCACTGACCAGATCAACACCAACCTGCTTGGCGTCATTAATGTATCCCGCGCCTTTACACCTGCTTTCCGTGAAAAAAGGAGTGGCATGTTCATTAACGTGACCTCGACGTTTGGGCTGCTTAGCTTTCCAACCTGTAGTGTTTACAGTGCTACTAAATTTGCCGTTGATGGTTTTTCTGAAGGCCTTTCCCATGAATTAGCCCAGTTTGGCGTCCAGGTAAAAATAGTGGCGCCTGGTGGTATGCAGACCGATTTTGCAGGCCGTTCGATGCATGGTGCCATGCATGAGGCGTACGGCAAACTGGTGGAAAAGGTAAGTGAAGGGTATAGCGCCGAACAGGTTGCCAACTATACAAAAGCGGAAGATGTAGCACAGGTGATCTTTGAGGCAGCTACCGACGGCAAGGACCAGTTCCGGTACATAGCGGGTAAGGATGCCATAGCGCTATACGACGAGCGCACGGCAATGGGTGCCGAGGGACAGATAGCGAAAATTAGGGCTCAATTTATTTTTTAATTACATTTAGAATTTTAATACTGTATCGTATGAAAAAGCATCCCGTCGTTATGGACTCCTTGTCGCAGTTGCACAAGGCCATGGGGCAGCCAAAACCGCTGCATCCACTGATCAGCATCATAAATTATGGCGAAGCAATTTTTGACCCGCAAGATTACGAGCAGGGTATTGTCCTTAACTTTTACAAGATTTCCTTTAAGACCAATTTTTCAGGCAAGCTCAGGTATGGGCAGGGGTTTTATGATTTTGAGGAGGGCGGTATGTCGTTCATTTCGCCTGGCCAAATCCTGCGCATGCAGGAAGAGGAGGCGGACTATGAGGGCATGTCCCTGCATATCCACCCCGATTTCCTGCGCAACTATCCTATAAACTCAATGATCAAGCAGTACGGCTTCTTTAGTTATGCTGCTGCAGAAGCGCTTTATCTCTCGGATAAAGAGAAAACTAAGATACTCAGCATATTCCAGTTCATAAAAGATGAACTGGAGGAACGGATCGATAAGTTCAGCCAGGACGTAATCATTTCACAGATTGAATTGCTGCTCAACTACAGTAACCGCTTTTACGACCGCCAGTTCATTACCCGGAAAGCCGTGAATAACGATATCCTGGCCCGCCTTGAGCATTTACTGGATGAGTATTTTAACGGGGAGGGAACACTACTGGGCGGCCTGCCAACGGTAAATTCGGTGGCGGAACAACTCAGCCTCACCCCGAGATACCTAAGCGATCTCCTGCGCAGCCTTACCGGGCAGAACACCCAACAGTTTATCCATGGAAAGCTTATTGAAAAGGCGAAGGAACAGCTGGCAAAAGACACACTGACAGTAGCCGAAGTCGCTTACCTGCTGGGCTTTGAGCACCCACAGTCCTTTAACAAGCTGTTTAAAAGCAAGACCTCACTTTCCCCATCCGACTACAAAAAGAGCCTGCTGAATTAGGTAACTATCAGCACAGCGGAAGCCCCGTGCGAAGGATACCGGGCCCGGAAAAGTGCCGGTAGCCCGGGGTTACAAATCTATTATTACCCGCGCAAGCCAACTTAACCATCCGTACCCTAAAAGATAACGGACTTAATTTATATGCCCTGATCGTATCAGGCAGTTTTATACCCTAATACCAGAATGCCATGAAAGAGACAAATGAAGGTACTGTTTTTATAGTAGACATCAGTGGATATTCCAGGTTCATCAAGGAAATTGACCACTTTAATGGCATGGCGATCATCACCCGCCTTTTCAATGGCATTATTGAAGAAAACCACCTGGGATTTAAAATATCTGAAATCGAGGGAGATGCCATCTTATTCTACCGGTTCGGCAAACCCGTATCGGTACCGCGCATCTTACTGCAGTTTAAAAGCATGCTGTTGCGCTTCCAAAAGGAATTGCAAAAGCAGGTACGGGAGTTTTCAATTCTGGCAAGCCTCAGCTTAAAGGCTATTGTCCATTACGGCGATCTGGAAGAGTTTGCCGTGAACCGCTTTTATAAACTGTATGGTAACACGCTGGTCGATGCACACCGGTTACTCAAAAATAGCGTCCCATTGGATACCTACGTGCTTATAACAAAAGAGTACCTTAATAAAACCCATGAAGACCCTGATGGGGTTCCTTCGTGCGGGTTTAGCCAGTGTGAAATCTACGATGTAGGTAACTTGTGCTATACCTATTATCCCTTCGAGAGCCGCTCCCGTTCAAAACAGGCAATGAGCATAGGCTAAAAAAGATAGGCCGGATTAACTTAAGTGAAAAATTTCAAATCTATTTATACGGAATTTTGCCCTATAATATTAAAATACATACATAATGATTAGTAAAGTAAAAAAAATAATTGCGGCTGTATGCAGCCTTTGGATTCTGGCAGGCATGACGGTATTTACATCATGTTCGGACGATGACCGCCACGGCACCGTAAAAAAATCACCCGTCGTGCTTGTCCATGGCGCCTGGCAGGGTGACTACGCCTGGGAAGAAGTAAGGAACGGCCTGGTTGGGCGTGGGTATGACGTTACCGTAGTAGCACTGGCGGGGCACGGTGCCGATAACACACCGGTAAGTGGGTTAACATTTTCAGGTTACGTTAGCCAGGTAAAGCTGGCCGTTACCGCTTTTGATGAGCCGGTAATACTGGTAGGGCACAGCCTTGGCGGGGCATTGATCACACAAGCCGCTGCCGAAATTCCCGGCAAAATCAAAAAGCTGGTATATGTTGCAGGTTTCATACCCGCGAGCGGAAAAAGCGTACTGGATTATTCCATGTTGGATCCTGCTTCCCTGTTGGGCCCTGTACTTGAATTTAATGCGGAGGGCAGCCTGGCAGGGCTGGTAAATCCCGAAATTAATTTTCCTAATGTCTTTTGCCAGGATGGTACGCCCCAGCAAAAACAGTTCCTCCTGGAACACTATAAGCCGGAAGCTGTCGCACCCCTGGCCACACCACTTTCCTACCAGGCAAGCGATTACCAATCGGCAGGAAGCAAATATTATATCTACACGAAAATTGATAATGCTATCAGCCTTGGATTCCAGCAGCAGATGGCAGCAGATGCGGGCATTACCGCTACCTACACCATCGATGCGGGCCATAGCCCCTTTATCTCTAAGCCCGGTGAGCTTACTGCCATGCTGAGTGAAATTTTAATAAACAATAAATAAGGATATTACAATGGAGGTAGGTGAAAGAATACCCGAATTTACACTGACGGACCAAAATGGCGATAACTTTAACGTTCGTGATTATCTGGGCAGGAAACTAGTAATCTACTTTTATCCAAAAGATGAAAGCGGCGTGTGTACCAGGGAGGCCTGTGCGTTTCGCGACAGCTATACGGCCTTTGAGGCAAAAGGCACCACGGTGATCGGCATCAATTCCGGGAGCGTCGAAAGCCATAAAAAATTCGCAACGAACCACAGCCTGAATTTCACGTTGCTCAGCGACCCGGGGAATAAGGTACTAAAGGCGTTTGGCATTAAGAGCGTACTGTTCTTAACTGGTAGGGAAACTTTCGTTGTCGACGGGAGTGGTAGGGTGACCTATAAGTATCGGGGCTTTCTAAACGGTACGGCACATGTGCAAAAAACACTGGAATATTTACAACACTAATAAGGCATGGAGGATCTTCATTATTTAAGTGGAATCTTACTGCCATTTGCAGGGCTAACGGAAAATGATATTTCCGTTAGCCTTCGCTTTTGGCACAGGCGCAACATCGCAAAAGGGAATTTTTACAACCGGCAGAATGTAGTCTGCAAGGACCTTGGCATTGTAACGAAGGGCATTTTCCGCGTGTATTTTTTTGATCCCGCAACAGGTGAGCAAAAGAATGTCTTTTTCTTTTCTGAGGGCCAATTCATTGTATCTTTCCGTAGTTTTATTTTCCAGTACCCGTGCAATTACTTTATCGAGGCACTCGAAGATGCCGAAATTCTTTACGTCCCCTATCAGGACCTCCACTATTTATACAGTGAGCACAGGCCTTGGGAACGCTTTGGAAGGCTGCTGGCAGAACACTTTTTTAATGCCTCACAAGGGCGGACGGAAAATTTGCTTTTCCTTAACCATGAGCAACGCTACCTCGGTCTTTTAAAGGAACATCCTAATATTATACAGCGGGTTACCTCACAGCATATTGCCTCGTATCTCGGCATAAAGAACCAGTCCCTAAGCAGGATTAAAAACCGTATTGCCTCAGGCAATGCCAACCATAGAAATAAATAAGAGCCCCAGGTCGGGGCTTTCGCTTTTTAGCGGCTGTTGGCGCAGCGTCAAAATGGCTACATAACGAACCGGTCCGGTGCAGCACAGCCCGGAATTTGCCTCAAATTTACCTCACCCAACACGGTGGCAAGCCGTTAGAAAATTATATGATAAACAACTGTATAACACGAGGCAAGGCAGCATGCTGCCCTCATAATAAACATAAAAATGGATATAAAAAAATTTATTGAAGAGTGGATTATCGCAAGCAATAGCTTTAACACAGAAAAGTACCTGGACTTTTATAACGATCATGCCGTCCTGGACGACCCCTCCGTAGGTCGCAAATATAAGGGCAAAGAGGGTATCCGGGAGTATTTTGAGAGCTACTTTATAGGGTATAACACGCATACAACCATCATGGAGCTAGAAATTAAGGATACTGATCGTGCCCATTTGCGGGTGGAGTTTACGGGCGACTTTCCTGAAGGCACGATTGGCGGCACTTTCGACTTTAAATTTAAGAACCATAAAATAGAATCCCTTGGTGCTGATTTAATTTAAGATACCCTTTTCTGTAGCAGAACAAAAAATCCCAAAATGGCTTCATTTTGGGATTTTTGTTTAATGGCTGTGTTACACACTACTTAAAAATTTTGTGCACTTTCCAGCCTGCTTGATGAGTGGTTGTCTACAATACTATTGAGCAAAGTCCCATTCTGCTGGGTCTGCTTGGCTGCAATAACCGAGTCGACTGAAAAGGCAAGTAACGCCTGGTCGACAGAAAGGGTTCCTTCGGCGGAATCCTTCCTTCCGTTAAAGGCAAATATATCCGGGCCGCGCTGGCACTGGCTGTTAATGTTGATGCGCCCAACCTGTCCGGTCAGTCCATCGATCAGGGTGCTGATTGCCTGGGTATCATTACTAAATATACTTACCTGTTGCCCGTAAGGGGAATTGGTAACGTAATCTATCGGCGTAGCAATATCGGTAAATTCAATTATAGGTAGTACCGGGCCAAACTGCTCCTCGTGGTAGAGCTTCATGGCTTTTGTTACAGGGAAGACGATTGCTGGTTTTAAGAAGGATTCGTAATTTTCGCCCCCGCCGTCCTGTGCG contains the following coding sequences:
- a CDS encoding SDR family oxidoreductase, which encodes MEKKTIFITGASSGLGKAAAKLFQSKGWNVIATMRHPEKETALGQLENVTLLPLDVTNSAQIKETVQKAASIHPIDVVLNNAGYGLIGPLEAFSDEQVTDQINTNLLGVINVSRAFTPAFREKRSGMFINVTSTFGLLSFPTCSVYSATKFAVDGFSEGLSHELAQFGVQVKIVAPGGMQTDFAGRSMHGAMHEAYGKLVEKVSEGYSAEQVANYTKAEDVAQVIFEAATDGKDQFRYIAGKDAIALYDERTAMGAEGQIAKIRAQFIF
- a CDS encoding helix-turn-helix domain-containing protein, which gives rise to MKKHPVVMDSLSQLHKAMGQPKPLHPLISIINYGEAIFDPQDYEQGIVLNFYKISFKTNFSGKLRYGQGFYDFEEGGMSFISPGQILRMQEEEADYEGMSLHIHPDFLRNYPINSMIKQYGFFSYAAAEALYLSDKEKTKILSIFQFIKDELEERIDKFSQDVIISQIELLLNYSNRFYDRQFITRKAVNNDILARLEHLLDEYFNGEGTLLGGLPTVNSVAEQLSLTPRYLSDLLRSLTGQNTQQFIHGKLIEKAKEQLAKDTLTVAEVAYLLGFEHPQSFNKLFKSKTSLSPSDYKKSLLN
- a CDS encoding DUF2652 domain-containing protein, with amino-acid sequence MKETNEGTVFIVDISGYSRFIKEIDHFNGMAIITRLFNGIIEENHLGFKISEIEGDAILFYRFGKPVSVPRILLQFKSMLLRFQKELQKQVREFSILASLSLKAIVHYGDLEEFAVNRFYKLYGNTLVDAHRLLKNSVPLDTYVLITKEYLNKTHEDPDGVPSCGFSQCEIYDVGNLCYTYYPFESRSRSKQAMSIG
- a CDS encoding alpha/beta fold hydrolase, with protein sequence MISKVKKIIAAVCSLWILAGMTVFTSCSDDDRHGTVKKSPVVLVHGAWQGDYAWEEVRNGLVGRGYDVTVVALAGHGADNTPVSGLTFSGYVSQVKLAVTAFDEPVILVGHSLGGALITQAAAEIPGKIKKLVYVAGFIPASGKSVLDYSMLDPASLLGPVLEFNAEGSLAGLVNPEINFPNVFCQDGTPQQKQFLLEHYKPEAVAPLATPLSYQASDYQSAGSKYYIYTKIDNAISLGFQQQMAADAGITATYTIDAGHSPFISKPGELTAMLSEILINNK
- a CDS encoding peroxiredoxin, which gives rise to MEVGERIPEFTLTDQNGDNFNVRDYLGRKLVIYFYPKDESGVCTREACAFRDSYTAFEAKGTTVIGINSGSVESHKKFATNHSLNFTLLSDPGNKVLKAFGIKSVLFLTGRETFVVDGSGRVTYKYRGFLNGTAHVQKTLEYLQH
- a CDS encoding Crp/Fnr family transcriptional regulator; translation: MEDLHYLSGILLPFAGLTENDISVSLRFWHRRNIAKGNFYNRQNVVCKDLGIVTKGIFRVYFFDPATGEQKNVFFFSEGQFIVSFRSFIFQYPCNYFIEALEDAEILYVPYQDLHYLYSEHRPWERFGRLLAEHFFNASQGRTENLLFLNHEQRYLGLLKEHPNIIQRVTSQHIASYLGIKNQSLSRIKNRIASGNANHRNK
- a CDS encoding nuclear transport factor 2 family protein, with protein sequence MDIKKFIEEWIIASNSFNTEKYLDFYNDHAVLDDPSVGRKYKGKEGIREYFESYFIGYNTHTTIMELEIKDTDRAHLRVEFTGDFPEGTIGGTFDFKFKNHKIESLGADLI